The Abditibacteriaceae bacterium sequence TTTTAATTCAAGGCGGAACGGCCAGGTGCCTTCGCGATCGAAGGTGTAAACCGGATTGAAGTCGCCCAGAATCGTGCGTGAAATCGCCGCCGGAACCGGCGCGCCACCGAGCGAAAGGGAAACGTCGTTCATCCAGATTTCGCGTCCGCGCGCTTCGGGTTTCGCCGAAAACACGACCGGAATCGGCGTGCCGACAAGGGGCGCGGGGCGCGTGCCTTCGATGCGAACGCGGCCACCTTGCAGCGAAAGCTTTACGTTTTGAATCGTTGTCAGGCGCGAGCGCAAGACTTCGCCGAAGCTCGAAGCCGGAATTGTGAGACGCACGCTGGCGGCTCCGGCCTTTTCAATGTTAAGCGCGCGGCCTTTCTTGAGTTCGGCCCAATCGTAATCGACATCGCGGAATTCGGCGTCGAGCGATTCGACTTGAAACGCGCCATAGCCAAAGTTCGCCAGCGAAATATACGTGTTTGCGACGCGGCCCCGATCACGCACTTTAGCGACAGAAGCCACGCTGAAAAGCGGCGTAACAGCAGGCGGTGTCGCAGCGACAGGTTCGACGGGCGCAAGAGAAGTACGGTCGATTTCGACTGTACTTTGCGTTGCGATTGGTGCAGGCGGCGTGAGCGCAACTGGCGTCGGAGCGAGTTGAAAGTCGCGCATCGAAATGCGGATTTCGCGAAACTTGCCGTTGACGACATTCAGCCCACGTTTGCCCTTTACGGAAACATCGACTTTGGCCGTCGGAAACGCTTTGCGCAACTCGTCTTCGAACTTGCCTTCGACTTTGCGCGGCGAAGCGGCACTGTTAAACAAAAGCAGGCCGCCCGCAAAGACGGCAATTAAAGGATTCACCATCGCAGTGTATCAAAGCCGTTTTTCGCGTTCGCTGTTTTTTCGCAGTGCAGCCGCGCTCGCAGGCATTGCGCTTGTGCCGCTGCTAGCGCGTGGACAAAACAAACCGGCGTTGCGTGCGCTGCTCGTTGCCGGCGGCCCTTCGCTGGAACAAAACGAGTACGCTATCGAAAGCAATGCGCGTTATCTCGAATCGCTGACCAAGGACGCAGCGTGGCAGCGCGTTCATTTCGCCGATGGCAAGCGAACATCGCGCACCATTGGCGCGGTCGAAGGCGCAGCACAAAGCCCCGAAGCGCTCGTTCTCGATTGGATTCTGGACGAAGACACGGCGCCAACGAGCCGGACAGTGCGCCGCGCTTCGACATTGAAACGCATCGACGGGCCTTCCACCGAAGCCGCGATTCTCAAGTCGGTGGCTAACTTTACGCGCGACGCCGAAAATGCTCGTGGCTTGCTTTATTTCACCGGACACGGCTCGACAGGTGAAAACGAAGACACTCAGAACACGACGTATGCAGCGTGGGGCGGAAGCGAACTGTCGGCCCGTGAACTGGCGGGCGTGTTGCAAAAGTGGCCCGAAAAAGCGCCTCTGGTCTTGGTGATGGTGCAGTGCCATGCGGGAGGTTTCGCCAACCTGATGTTTGAAGGCGGCGACCCGTCAAATCCTGT is a genomic window containing:
- a CDS encoding LmeA family phospholipid-binding protein, which codes for MNPLIAVFAGGLLLFNSAASPRKVEGKFEDELRKAFPTAKVDVSVKGKRGLNVVNGKFREIRISMRDFQLAPTPVALTPPAPIATQSTVEIDRTSLAPVEPVAATPPAVTPLFSVASVAKVRDRGRVANTYISLANFGYGAFQVESLDAEFRDVDYDWAELKKGRALNIEKAGAASVRLTIPASSFGEVLRSRLTTIQNVKLSLQGGRVRIEGTRPAPLVGTPIPVVFSAKPEARGREIWMNDVSLSLGGAPVPAAISRTILGDFNPVYTFDREGTWPFRLELKSADAQNERLTLAGDLNFLSKQ